One window from the genome of Pandoraea fibrosis encodes:
- the hemL gene encoding glutamate-1-semialdehyde 2,1-aminomutase: protein MSESTTNAALFERAQQTIPGGVNSPVRAFRSVGGTPRFIARAQGPYMWDAEGTRYIDYIGSWGPMIVGHLHPDVVAAVQTAMSQGFSFGAPTEAEVVMAEEICRLVPSIEQVRLVSSGTEATMSALRLARGFTGRNKIVKFEGCYHGHADSLLVKAGSGLLTFADSTRNAPSSAGVPPEVTRDTLVLEYNNVEQLRELFAGQGGEIAAVIVEPVAGNMNLVRGSRHFLQTLRELCTAHGAVLIFDEVMCGFRVGLGGAQALYGITADLTCLGKVIGGGMPAAAFGGRRDIMSHLAPLGGVYQAGTLSGNPLAVAAGLATLKLIQASGFYEDLAKRTSKLVAGLVDAAQAAGVPFSGDSVGGMFGLYFRANVPQSFAEVTTSDVARFNKFFHAMLDRGVYLAPSAFEAGFVSATHDDAILDATLDAARDAFRAIA, encoded by the coding sequence ATGTCCGAATCTACTACGAACGCCGCCCTCTTCGAGCGCGCCCAGCAAACCATTCCCGGCGGCGTGAACTCGCCGGTCCGCGCCTTCCGTTCGGTCGGCGGCACGCCCCGCTTCATCGCTCGTGCGCAAGGCCCCTACATGTGGGATGCCGAAGGCACGCGCTATATCGACTACATCGGCTCGTGGGGCCCGATGATCGTCGGCCACCTGCATCCGGATGTGGTCGCCGCCGTGCAGACAGCCATGTCCCAGGGTTTCAGCTTCGGTGCCCCCACCGAAGCCGAAGTGGTGATGGCCGAAGAGATCTGCCGCCTCGTGCCGTCCATCGAGCAGGTGCGTCTGGTGTCCTCCGGCACCGAGGCCACGATGAGCGCGCTGCGTCTGGCACGTGGCTTTACGGGCCGCAACAAGATCGTCAAGTTCGAAGGCTGCTATCACGGCCACGCAGACAGTCTGCTGGTCAAGGCGGGCTCGGGCCTGCTCACCTTTGCCGATTCCACGCGCAATGCACCGTCGTCGGCCGGCGTGCCGCCCGAAGTCACACGCGACACGCTCGTCCTCGAGTACAACAATGTCGAGCAGCTTCGCGAGCTGTTCGCCGGGCAAGGCGGTGAAATCGCTGCCGTGATCGTCGAGCCCGTGGCCGGCAACATGAATCTGGTACGCGGCTCGCGCCATTTCCTGCAAACGCTGCGCGAGCTGTGCACCGCGCACGGCGCCGTGCTGATCTTCGACGAAGTGATGTGCGGCTTCCGCGTCGGTCTGGGCGGTGCGCAAGCGCTTTACGGCATTACGGCCGACCTCACCTGCCTGGGCAAGGTCATCGGCGGTGGCATGCCCGCCGCGGCATTCGGCGGTCGACGCGACATCATGTCGCACCTGGCACCACTGGGTGGCGTCTACCAGGCGGGCACGCTCTCGGGCAACCCGCTCGCGGTCGCCGCTGGCCTCGCCACGCTCAAATTGATTCAGGCGTCGGGCTTCTACGAAGACCTGGCCAAGCGCACGTCGAAGCTCGTCGCAGGGCTCGTCGATGCGGCGCAAGCTGCCGGCGTGCCGTTCTCGGGCGACAGCGTCGGCGGCATGTTCGGCCTGTACTTCCGCGCCAACGTGCCGCAGAGCTTCGCCGAGGTCACGACATCCGACGTGGCGCGTTTCAACAAGTTTTTCCATGCGATGCTCGACCGTGGCGTCTATCTTGCGCCGAGCGCCTTCGAAGCGGGCTTCGTCTCGGCCACGCACGACGACGCCATTCTCGATGCCACGCTCGACGCCGCCCGCGATGCGTTCCGGGCGATTGCCTGA
- a CDS encoding LemA family protein, which produces MQMLLPTIRRQSFVRWLALGLLTSLLSACGYNEIQVKDEAVKAAWSEVVNQYQRRADLVPNLVNTVKGYASHEQSTLTEVINARAKATSITVTPETLNDPEAFKRFQQAQGELSGALSRLMAVSENYPNLKADGLFRDLQSQLEGTENRITVARNRFIQSVQDYNVYVRQFPNNLTAKMFGYSTKPNFTVENEKAISTAPAVKF; this is translated from the coding sequence ATGCAAATGCTGCTGCCGACCATTCGCCGTCAATCGTTTGTTCGCTGGCTCGCGCTGGGACTGCTCACCTCGTTGCTGTCTGCCTGCGGTTACAACGAAATTCAGGTCAAGGACGAAGCGGTGAAGGCGGCCTGGAGCGAGGTCGTCAACCAGTACCAGCGCCGGGCCGATCTGGTGCCGAATCTGGTCAATACGGTCAAGGGCTACGCATCGCACGAGCAATCGACGCTCACCGAAGTGATCAACGCCCGGGCTAAGGCCACGAGCATCACCGTGACGCCCGAGACGTTGAACGACCCCGAGGCATTCAAGCGCTTCCAGCAGGCGCAAGGCGAACTGTCCGGCGCGCTGTCCCGCCTGATGGCCGTATCGGAGAACTATCCGAACCTGAAGGCCGACGGTCTGTTCCGTGACCTGCAATCGCAACTCGAAGGCACGGAAAACCGCATCACTGTCGCGCGCAATCGCTTCATTCAGTCGGTGCAGGACTACAACGTGTACGTGCGCCAATTCCCGAACAATCTGACGGCGAAGATGTTCGGCTACTCGACCAAGCCGAACTTCACGGTGGAAAACGAGAAGGCCATTTCGACCGCACCGGCCGTCAAGTTCTGA